CCGGCAGCATAAGGTGGAGCTGATCAGAGGGAAAGCGTCGTTTTTATCCGATGATCGGATCGGAGTGGAAAACGGAGATGATTTTCAGGTCTATTCATTCAAAGCCGCCATCATTGCAGCCGGAACCTCCCCTGTTTCTCATCCAGCCGCTGCAGTAGATCCACCATATATTCTGGATTCGAGATCCCTGTACAGCCTTGAAAGCTTACCGGAACATCTGATTTTATATGGAAACGATTATACGGCGATTGAAGCGGCATTCAGCTATCGGTCATTGGGCAGCGAGGTCACCCTGGTTCATGAACACGGGTTTTCGGGACTGGATGCTTCCATAGAGAAAGAGCTTATAAGGGTTATGAAAAAAACGAAAATCAAATGGAAGCAGGGAATGGAACTCAAGCAAGCCCTGAAACAGGAGGGCACCCTGAAAGCTGTATTTAAAGCAGATGATGGAACAGAGCTTGAAATTGAAGGAACACATCTTTATTTACAGACGGAGTTTCAGGGCAACTCAGAGGAGCTAGGGCTGAACCGTCTTGGGATTAAAACAGATTCCCGGGGCTTCGTCGAGATTGACCGGGAATGCCGGACATCACGATCCCATATTTGGGCAATCGGCGATATTACAGGCGGAATTCAGCTGGCTGTCAAAGCGATCAGTCAGGGGAAAGCCGCAGCCGCATCTATTGCCGGACTTCCAGCCGAATGGAATGACGGGTTCATTCCGATGGTCATCCGAAGCCAGCCGCCAATCGCCTGTGCGGGGTTAACAGAAGAAGAAGCGAAAGCTGGGGGACATAAAGTAAAGACAGGGATGTTTTCTTTTGCAGGAAACGGCTTCGCTTCTCTTTCCGGGCAAAAAGACGGCATTGCCAAAGTGGTTTCTGATGCAGAAAATGAGGTCATTCTTGGCGTCCATTTAATAGGGAACGGAGCGGCCGAATTGATCAGCACCGGCATCACTTCGCTTGAAATGGCGGCGAGGGAGGAAGACCTATCGTTCCCTCTTTATCCGCACCCAAGCATGAATGAAGGG
The Metabacillus sp. FJAT-52054 genome window above contains:
- a CDS encoding FAD-dependent oxidoreductase, which produces MVVGELAQERELVIIGGGPGGYTAAIRAAQLGKEVTLVEKGDLGGVCLNQGCIPSKVLAHVSAKYGELSKMGGLGISMSHVSFDLSQTAEYKNQVTANLRKGVEALCRQHKVELIRGKASFLSDDRIGVENGDDFQVYSFKAAIIAAGTSPVSHPAAAVDPPYILDSRSLYSLESLPEHLILYGNDYTAIEAAFSYRSLGSEVTLVHEHGFSGLDASIEKELIRVMKKTKIKWKQGMELKQALKQEGTLKAVFKADDGTELEIEGTHLYLQTEFQGNSEELGLNRLGIKTDSRGFVEIDRECRTSRSHIWAIGDITGGIQLAVKAISQGKAAAASIAGLPAEWNDGFIPMVIRSQPPIACAGLTEEEAKAGGHKVKTGMFSFAGNGFASLSGQKDGIAKVVSDAENEVILGVHLIGNGAAELISTGITSLEMAAREEDLSFPLYPHPSMNEGLLEAVEDLAGLAIHKPPSKELARQR